TCGTTGATCTCCGCGACATCCTTGGCTCGGTCACCGCCGCCCGCCAGTTTGATCTGCTCGGCTTCCTCGAACGAAACCCCGAGCCGCTTCTGGATTTCCTCGGTGAAGTGATTGCCGCCGATCGCCATGTCGCGCGTGAAGACCGAGTTGGCGTTTCGCACGATGTTGATGTTGATGACGCCGGCGCCGATGTTGATGAGCGCGATGACCTTGCCGCGCGGCGATTCGTAGTTCGCCTCGTACATGTTCTGGACGGAGAAGGCGTCCACGTCCATGACGACCGGATTGAGCCCCGCCTCGTTGATGACGGCGATGTAGTCGTTGACCATGTCCTTCTTGACGGCGACGAGCAGCACGTCCTGGCTGCCCTGATCCTCCGTGGCCGCCTCCAGGCGCTGGTAGTCGATGTTCACCTCGTTGATGTCAAACGGGATGTACTGCTCGGCTTCCCACTGGATGTTGCTCGCGATTTCCTCGTCCGTCATCAGCGGCAGGGTGATCTTGCGGATGATGACCGAATGTCCGGAAACCGACGTGGCGACGTCCTTGGTCTTGATCTGGTTGCCCGTGAAGACCTTGCGGATCGCGCTGACCACCGCCGGCGCGTTCATGATCGTCGAATCAACGATCGACTCGTGCGGAAGCGGCTCGATGCCGAAATTGGCGAGCTGGAAACCGGTCTTGGTTTCCCGTAATTCGAGCACCTTGACGCTGCTCGACCCGATATCCAGCCCGATGAGGCCTTTGCTTCGACCAAGAAGCATACGCGCTCCTAAATTTGAGAACTCCAGCCGATTCGCCTGCAACTCTTGGAATCGCGCCAGTTTTGCGAAAAAAACCAAGCGGTGTCAAGCGCTTTTCTCGGACAACACAAAGGTTTTCCGCCGACGAAAGCGGCGCAACTACCGGGACCTGACGCGCGGCCCTTTCGAAATCACTTTAAGAACGGCTTGGAAAAAGGCGTCGGGGCGGAGAAAGACGCGGCGCCCGATGTCTTGGGCGCCGCGCCGGGCGTTCGATTATTTCCGGTGCCGCTGCCCGTATTCCTTGATGTGACCGGCCTTCAAGTTCGTATCGGTCCTGGCCGCCGATTCCGCGCTCATCGCGGAGGTCGCAAGGAAGCTCGGCGGGCACTGGCCGCAATACGGGTCGATGCGGACGTTGTCGTATTGGTACTCGGTCGATTCGAAATCGACCTCCGGGTTCGCCCAGAATCCGAACTTGCCATCCTGATAAATGACGCAGCGCAACGGCGCGTTGGCGTTGCAGCTATACCCGTTGCCGGTGACGCTGCAGTGCGAGCTGCAGCCCTGCGGCATCGACGTGCCTTCCA
This bacterium DNA region includes the following protein-coding sequences:
- a CDS encoding pilus assembly protein PilM, with the translated sequence MLLGRSKGLIGLDIGSSSVKVLELRETKTGFQLANFGIEPLPHESIVDSTIMNAPAVVSAIRKVFTGNQIKTKDVATSVSGHSVIIRKITLPLMTDEEIASNIQWEAEQYIPFDINEVNIDYQRLEAATEDQGSQDVLLVAVKKDMVNDYIAVINEAGLNPVVMDVDAFSVQNMYEANYESPRGKVIALINIGAGVININIVRNANSVFTRDMAIGGNHFTEEIQKRLGVSFEEAEQIKLAGGGDRAKDVAEINESLSQAIALETQRSLDFFVATSAMGHISKVYLSGGCSKNPVLAETIEKQVGIPVEVINPFNNIEIDPKKFDMDYIRDVAPMCGVALGLALRRVGDK